Proteins co-encoded in one Armatimonadia bacterium genomic window:
- the polX gene encoding DNA polymerase/3'-5' exonuclease PolX — protein sequence MTNEDVAAILEEMADLLELADDNSFKVRSYRRAAETIKGLGEDLAGIHARGELETVPGIGKSLAERIAEYLETGEISYRRALQARFPETILTLLRIPGFGPKKVGLVYRELGIGSVEELEQAARAHRLRDLKGMGAKSEENILKGIALYREGLTRTLLGVALPLAEVLVEELRSQPEVIAAEMAGSVRRRRETIGDLDLLATSETAATVCAAFAKGKDVIVAGDTKVSVAMSSGIKADLRCVPPESYGAALLYFTGSKQHNIDLRERAQKRGLTLNEYGLFEETEGEKGRLVAGRSEEEIYAALGLAWIPPELRESRGEIEAAEKGSLPELLKLGQVRADLQMHTTGSDGRNSLEEMARACMERGYQYMAVTDHSPALGVAGGQSGDQLRAQVEELHKLNERLAEEGHEFRVLAGLEADILGDGRLDIPAGLYEELDIVLGSIHQGFSADADRITGRVLTAMESGQMDVFAHPTGRLLLGREAYGIHLEPVIEAAVHHRIALEINASPQRLDLNDAHARLAQERGALITINTDAHRVSHLDFMQYGVMTARRGWIRPETVINTWKLPRLQQWLRERRGKA from the coding sequence ATGACCAACGAGGACGTAGCTGCGATTCTCGAGGAAATGGCGGACCTGTTGGAGCTCGCGGACGATAACAGCTTCAAGGTGCGCAGCTACCGCCGTGCGGCTGAGACGATCAAGGGCCTGGGAGAGGACCTGGCGGGAATTCACGCCAGGGGAGAGCTGGAGACGGTGCCGGGGATCGGGAAGTCGCTGGCCGAGAGGATCGCCGAGTACCTGGAGACGGGCGAGATCAGCTACCGCCGGGCGCTGCAGGCACGGTTCCCGGAGACGATTCTGACGCTGCTGCGGATCCCGGGCTTCGGCCCCAAGAAGGTGGGCCTGGTGTACCGGGAGCTGGGGATTGGCAGCGTTGAGGAGCTAGAGCAGGCCGCCCGTGCGCACCGCCTGCGTGACCTGAAGGGGATGGGAGCGAAGTCGGAGGAGAACATCCTGAAGGGGATTGCTCTGTACCGCGAGGGGCTTACGCGGACCTTGCTGGGTGTGGCGCTGCCGCTGGCCGAGGTGCTGGTGGAGGAGTTGCGGTCTCAGCCGGAAGTGATTGCGGCGGAGATGGCGGGCAGTGTGAGGCGCCGGCGCGAGACCATCGGCGACCTGGACCTGCTGGCGACCTCGGAGACTGCGGCGACGGTGTGCGCGGCCTTCGCGAAGGGCAAGGACGTGATCGTGGCGGGGGATACGAAGGTCTCGGTGGCCATGTCGTCGGGGATCAAGGCCGACCTGCGCTGCGTGCCACCGGAGAGCTATGGCGCGGCGCTGTTGTACTTCACCGGCTCAAAGCAGCACAACATCGACCTGCGCGAGCGGGCCCAGAAGCGGGGCCTGACGCTGAACGAGTACGGGCTGTTCGAGGAGACGGAGGGTGAGAAGGGCCGGCTCGTGGCCGGGCGTAGTGAGGAGGAGATCTATGCTGCCCTGGGGCTGGCCTGGATTCCGCCGGAGCTGAGGGAGTCGCGTGGTGAGATAGAAGCGGCCGAGAAGGGGAGCTTACCCGAGTTACTGAAACTGGGGCAAGTGCGGGCCGACCTGCAGATGCACACGACTGGTTCGGATGGGCGGAACTCGCTGGAGGAGATGGCCCGAGCGTGCATGGAGCGGGGCTACCAGTACATGGCGGTGACGGACCACTCTCCAGCACTGGGTGTTGCCGGTGGTCAGAGCGGGGATCAGTTGCGGGCACAGGTGGAAGAGCTGCACAAGCTCAATGAGCGCCTGGCCGAGGAGGGGCACGAGTTCAGGGTTCTCGCGGGGCTTGAGGCGGACATCCTGGGAGACGGCCGGCTGGACATCCCCGCCGGGCTGTACGAGGAGCTGGATATCGTACTCGGCTCCATTCATCAAGGGTTCTCGGCGGACGCGGACAGGATCACGGGCCGGGTTCTCACCGCCATGGAGAGCGGTCAGATGGATGTCTTCGCGCACCCGACGGGAAGGCTTCTCTTGGGACGCGAGGCCTACGGGATCCATCTCGAGCCGGTGATTGAGGCGGCCGTGCATCACCGGATCGCGCTGGAGATCAACGCCTCGCCGCAGCGCCTCGACCTGAACGATGCTCACGCTCGCCTCGCGCAGGAACGTGGGGCGCTGATCACGATCAACACGGATGCGCACCGGGTCTCGCACCTGGATTTCATGCAGTATGGAGTCATGACGGCCCGCCGGGGCTGGATACGACCAGAGACGGTGATCAATACGTGGAAGCTACCAAGGCTGCAGCAATGGCTGCGGGAACGAAGAGGGAAAGCATGA
- a CDS encoding amidohydrolase family protein: MIDCHLHIGHFERSPQDTINHMDGIGACCAYVMAVEDRDRLPGHPTEAVLALAKDFPARVLPGCCVDPRDENALERVRKYHEQGCVGFGELKVGLACNDPRSVAIFKLCAELGMPVTLHFEEHNYNTDFGAFEEVLNTCPNTVFIGHAQTWWANLSGKVPEGDYYPQGKVTPGGLVDHWLRDYPNLYGDLSAGSGLNALTRDPDFTPGFLDRHERKLLFATDCPCIDGKGTGWPNNMCFAAESVPALERFSSGEKALNNILHNNAARLFGQPLI, encoded by the coding sequence ATGATCGACTGTCACTTGCACATTGGGCACTTCGAGCGCTCGCCGCAGGACACGATCAACCATATGGACGGTATCGGCGCGTGCTGCGCTTACGTGATGGCGGTAGAGGATCGCGACCGCCTGCCGGGCCATCCCACCGAGGCCGTGCTGGCGCTGGCCAAGGACTTCCCCGCCAGGGTTCTGCCGGGCTGCTGTGTGGACCCGCGGGACGAGAACGCCCTGGAGCGGGTTCGAAAGTACCATGAGCAAGGCTGCGTGGGCTTCGGGGAGCTGAAGGTTGGCCTGGCGTGCAACGATCCGCGTTCGGTTGCCATTTTCAAGCTGTGCGCCGAGCTGGGGATGCCTGTGACCCTGCACTTCGAGGAGCACAACTACAACACGGATTTCGGCGCCTTCGAGGAAGTGCTGAACACCTGCCCGAACACCGTGTTCATCGGCCATGCGCAGACGTGGTGGGCGAACCTCAGCGGAAAGGTGCCGGAGGGCGACTACTACCCGCAGGGCAAGGTGACACCGGGCGGCCTGGTTGACCACTGGCTGCGGGACTACCCGAACCTGTATGGTGATCTCTCGGCCGGCTCGGGTCTGAATGCGCTGACGCGCGACCCGGACTTCACTCCCGGGTTCCTCGACCGCCACGAGCGCAAGCTGCTGTTCGCCACCGACTGCCCGTGCATCGACGGGAAGGGCACTGGTTGGCCGAACAACATGTGCTTCGCGGCGGAGTCGGTGCCGGCGCTGGAGCGCTTCAGCTCCGGTGAAAAGGCACTGAACAACATCCTGCACAACAATGCGGCACGGCTCTTCGGCCAGCCGCTGATCTAG
- a CDS encoding DNA repair exonuclease, which translates to MSMIRLLHLADVHLGGSGPAFGKRVRDHQRKLQEAFARCIDVALRERVDAVCIAGDLFDARRPSERVLQFCVQQLRRLAEVAPPIECFLLPGTHDCLDAQSVYRRPEFRLPGLHVWAESGPATFRTADGRLAVHGNPQGVGRSQYHPLAGLRPDPTAAANVAVAHGSVALQGITDEDSAIIAPEEIAASGMDYVALGHWHDLSDYSYGGVKAAYSGSPEVVLVTQRGSGGANLVTISETGTTLERVTTGTLRCDALELSPETYPDEAAIAEAVRLQAHPDLILEVKVSGMAPEGFTLDVARLQEELAPSFFRLRITDESVPPLSEAQKSGVAQQLIAARAISAFQERINQARQAQDPEAERIATRALQLSVALFAGKEVLR; encoded by the coding sequence ATGAGTATGATACGTCTCTTGCATCTTGCGGACGTTCACCTGGGCGGGTCAGGACCGGCCTTCGGCAAGCGTGTTCGCGACCATCAGCGGAAGCTTCAGGAGGCTTTCGCCCGCTGCATCGACGTGGCCCTGCGGGAGCGCGTCGACGCGGTTTGCATTGCGGGCGACCTGTTCGACGCTCGCCGACCCAGTGAGCGTGTGCTGCAGTTTTGCGTGCAGCAGCTACGACGTCTTGCGGAAGTCGCCCCCCCGATCGAGTGTTTCCTGCTCCCCGGCACCCATGACTGCCTCGATGCGCAAAGCGTGTATCGTCGTCCGGAGTTCCGACTTCCGGGGCTGCACGTGTGGGCAGAGTCGGGACCGGCGACCTTTCGCACCGCCGACGGGCGCCTGGCAGTTCATGGCAACCCGCAGGGAGTTGGGAGGAGCCAGTACCATCCACTGGCCGGTCTGCGACCCGATCCGACGGCGGCGGCGAACGTCGCTGTGGCTCATGGTTCGGTGGCGCTCCAGGGGATCACTGACGAAGACAGCGCGATCATCGCCCCGGAGGAGATCGCGGCGAGTGGGATGGATTACGTCGCGCTGGGACACTGGCATGACCTGAGCGACTACTCCTACGGCGGCGTGAAAGCTGCCTACAGCGGGTCGCCCGAAGTGGTTCTCGTTACCCAACGGGGCAGTGGTGGCGCCAACCTGGTGACGATCTCGGAAACCGGGACGACGCTGGAGCGGGTCACGACGGGAACGCTGCGGTGCGATGCTCTGGAGCTGTCGCCTGAGACGTACCCGGATGAGGCGGCGATTGCGGAGGCCGTTCGCCTGCAGGCGCATCCTGATCTGATCCTTGAGGTGAAGGTCTCGGGAATGGCGCCGGAGGGGTTCACGCTGGACGTCGCACGGCTGCAGGAGGAACTCGCGCCGAGCTTCTTCCGACTGCGAATCACAGACGAGAGTGTGCCGCCGCTGTCGGAGGCTCAGAAGTCGGGTGTCGCCCAGCAGCTCATTGCTGCGCGAGCGATTTCGGCTTTCCAGGAGCGGATCAACCAGGCACGCCAGGCCCAGGACCCTGAGGCCGAGCGGATCGCGACACGGGCCCTGCAGCTCTCCGTGGCGCTGTTCGCCGGCAAGGAGGTGCTGAGATGA
- a CDS encoding AAA family ATPase, which translates to MILRRLHVQGFRSLRDLSIEFVHGLNVVKGPNEAGKSTLQGSIVALLFGDPGKKNREIEAMRSWGAETLPVLEGELAPNNSDGSSKGEEKVWRLTKDFERKRAQLTLEDGRALGDRGKIAERLTEVLGVESPDVYTATGCLLQQQWAKVTAGTQMQELLQQSVTGGAEGTAAQDLLRKLDRAITELEKGTRGHPAKNPGPLAVASQRTEELGAQLATARGEAMTAEEARLQVEASQAQIAGIQGELAEAEGLAKRVEQYLKLERESGELREHLDGISATVETVQKLESDISVIEGGLAQGPAADPQVAADVTTWRDRSVEREQDLEEARGKVAELEEQRRDLEAQVHRRQKDTEGLSAELERGRGLQVELQAAQSEQEEHRRRKEELAAQIEAGERRLAPRRPLLIAGVVVFVAGVALGLAVSAPLYAVAAVGVVLAGWGWSLRPPEGWESWPAQRAEAGKAAEEARQRVQRATDQLAHLLSVNRSETMEALAGEVATRQAASIEAKARLENCHVNLGEARKHVGQQEDVIRALRLKIKQAVAEAGFDSIEALVERVEARAGAERLLEANRKKREGALGSQTLEELAAKRRELSLRWSGLDEQLRSPEMLMARISPEEYQKLTSRLGSLRTSLVEEEGRLREAEKTVAAARNDSDSVKALEGDLEQTQLEQELLQDRLAVWTLAREVIGQARDETLATVTDRIGPRMGEYLAMLTDGRYSTVALDSQLRPSVMAPETGAEVAVGSEQQEAGLSCATREQVFLAARLALVEMLWPQGGPPLLLDDPLVNFDPGRRKSALRALQAAAGTHQVILFTCSHEYDEVADKLIEMPGPAEG; encoded by the coding sequence ATGATCCTGCGGCGCCTTCATGTGCAGGGCTTTCGGTCACTGCGCGATCTCAGCATCGAGTTCGTCCACGGGCTCAATGTGGTGAAGGGACCCAACGAGGCCGGCAAGAGCACCTTGCAGGGCTCCATCGTGGCCTTGCTGTTTGGTGATCCGGGCAAGAAGAACCGCGAGATCGAGGCGATGAGGTCCTGGGGTGCGGAGACCTTGCCGGTGCTCGAAGGGGAGCTGGCTCCGAACAACTCGGACGGCTCTAGCAAGGGCGAAGAGAAGGTCTGGAGGCTGACCAAGGACTTCGAGCGCAAGCGTGCGCAGTTGACCCTGGAGGATGGAAGGGCACTGGGTGACCGGGGCAAGATCGCCGAACGCCTCACGGAAGTGCTGGGAGTGGAGAGCCCGGACGTGTACACGGCGACCGGGTGCCTGCTCCAGCAGCAATGGGCGAAGGTGACTGCCGGGACGCAGATGCAGGAGCTGCTGCAGCAATCGGTGACAGGCGGAGCAGAGGGCACGGCGGCTCAGGACTTGCTGCGCAAGCTGGACAGGGCGATCACAGAGCTGGAAAAGGGCACGCGCGGACACCCGGCCAAGAACCCGGGCCCGCTGGCGGTGGCGAGTCAGCGGACGGAGGAACTTGGGGCGCAGTTGGCCACTGCCCGAGGAGAGGCCATGACGGCGGAAGAGGCCCGGCTGCAGGTGGAGGCATCGCAGGCGCAGATTGCCGGGATCCAGGGCGAACTAGCTGAGGCAGAAGGGCTTGCCAAGCGTGTCGAGCAGTACCTGAAGCTGGAGCGGGAATCTGGTGAACTGCGGGAGCATCTGGACGGTATCAGTGCGACCGTCGAGACGGTGCAGAAGCTAGAGAGCGACATTTCAGTGATTGAGGGAGGATTGGCGCAGGGCCCGGCGGCGGATCCCCAGGTTGCGGCGGACGTAACGACCTGGCGGGACAGGTCTGTGGAGCGCGAGCAGGACCTCGAGGAAGCACGCGGCAAGGTGGCCGAACTGGAGGAGCAGCGGCGGGACCTGGAAGCGCAAGTGCACCGAAGGCAGAAGGATACCGAAGGGCTATCGGCGGAGCTGGAGCGTGGACGTGGGTTGCAGGTTGAGCTGCAGGCGGCCCAGAGCGAGCAGGAGGAGCACCGACGGCGCAAGGAGGAATTGGCTGCGCAGATCGAGGCAGGGGAGCGACGTCTGGCGCCTCGGCGGCCCTTGCTGATCGCGGGTGTGGTGGTATTCGTTGCCGGCGTGGCCCTGGGGCTGGCGGTCTCGGCGCCGCTGTATGCGGTGGCGGCAGTTGGGGTGGTGCTGGCAGGATGGGGCTGGTCACTGCGACCGCCGGAAGGATGGGAGAGCTGGCCGGCCCAGCGTGCCGAGGCAGGGAAAGCGGCTGAAGAGGCACGCCAGAGAGTGCAACGGGCGACGGACCAGCTTGCGCATCTGCTGTCGGTGAACCGGTCTGAGACCATGGAAGCGCTGGCCGGTGAGGTCGCGACTCGACAGGCAGCCTCGATCGAGGCGAAGGCGAGGCTGGAGAACTGCCACGTGAACCTGGGGGAGGCTCGCAAGCACGTCGGCCAGCAGGAGGACGTGATCCGGGCACTGCGGCTGAAGATCAAGCAGGCGGTGGCGGAGGCCGGGTTCGACAGCATCGAGGCGCTGGTCGAACGGGTGGAGGCACGGGCTGGAGCCGAGCGTCTGCTGGAGGCGAATCGCAAGAAGCGGGAAGGCGCACTCGGGTCGCAGACCCTGGAGGAGCTCGCGGCGAAGCGACGGGAGCTATCTTTGCGGTGGAGCGGTCTGGACGAGCAACTGCGCAGCCCCGAGATGTTGATGGCGCGGATCTCGCCGGAGGAGTACCAGAAGCTGACCTCGCGTCTGGGGAGCCTGCGGACCTCGCTGGTGGAGGAGGAAGGCAGGCTGCGTGAGGCGGAGAAGACCGTGGCGGCTGCTCGCAATGACTCCGACAGTGTGAAGGCGCTGGAGGGCGATCTCGAGCAGACGCAACTTGAGCAGGAGCTGCTTCAGGACCGGCTCGCCGTGTGGACACTGGCCCGGGAAGTGATCGGTCAGGCGCGAGACGAGACCCTGGCGACCGTGACCGACCGGATCGGGCCGCGGATGGGCGAGTACCTGGCAATGCTGACGGACGGGCGGTATAGCACGGTGGCGCTGGACAGCCAGCTTCGGCCGTCCGTGATGGCTCCGGAGACTGGGGCAGAGGTGGCAGTGGGTAGTGAGCAGCAGGAGGCCGGGCTGAGCTGCGCCACGCGGGAGCAGGTGTTTCTGGCGGCGCGGTTGGCCCTGGTGGAGATGCTCTGGCCGCAGGGCGGTCCGCCGCTGCTGCTGGATGACCCGCTGGTGAACTTCGATCCCGGACGTCGCAAGTCGGCGCTAAGGGCACTGCAGGCAGCGGCTGGCACGCACCAGGTGATCCTGTTCACGTGCAGTCACGAGTACGATGAGGTGGCGGACAAGCTGATTGAGATGCCGGGACCAGCGGAGGGATAG
- a CDS encoding prolyl oligopeptidase family serine peptidase, producing MRVFAVISAMLLTGTCALAQTQNVFAPWLEDKSPQIAETLSVDQREGVEVTRLRFLSRVLPETGEKVLIYGVLARPLAPGKHPALLVCHGGSASADMVASQTEAWAQRGYVAFCQDEPGICDYTKTNSLGPWVRDGWSTFTPKIAGRIDTCSLFDGVVAALNGLALLRSRPEVDTSRVGVWGGSWGGYMTTMISGLAGDRVRAAFAVYGCGFYELASTWRAALDRMPDADRNLWLGNLDAGRRATGVRCAYFNCAASNDWFFWPEAVTKTLAQMPGYTNRVFSPNDSHVITVPGGTAGPPKVDSRRNRTHMETVWFAHYLDGTEKPFPKLTATDQARATDTGIEVNWTAEAPVPFANVWAVYSPADVPARFRLWKPVTAEKVAENHYRAVLPVEDSDVPILWYGLATDERNVTVSTLIGTVDPRALAFNASQATPDLLSETFEGPFAKMRWRRPHVDRSTGRGVIESAAARTGSKGLHLTGPARWEMNGVRGEMLRKSAARGVTLYVRSANEKTVTGLKLVLVGEDEHGNRIEFICSRTATIPLGPNWQQVNALWTDFTVKDTPPIEMLGPRVGVLRLDVPEGVDLFVDDLALMP from the coding sequence ATGCGTGTCTTCGCGGTGATATCGGCAATGTTGCTAACCGGCACTTGCGCCCTGGCGCAGACCCAGAACGTGTTCGCACCCTGGCTTGAAGACAAGAGCCCCCAGATCGCCGAGACACTCTCGGTCGATCAGCGCGAGGGCGTCGAGGTTACCCGCCTGCGCTTTCTGTCACGCGTCCTCCCTGAGACCGGCGAGAAAGTCCTCATCTACGGTGTCCTCGCCCGCCCGCTCGCACCCGGCAAGCATCCCGCTCTCCTGGTGTGCCATGGCGGATCAGCTTCGGCCGACATGGTCGCCTCGCAGACCGAGGCCTGGGCTCAGCGCGGCTATGTCGCCTTCTGTCAGGACGAGCCCGGCATCTGCGACTACACCAAAACCAACTCCCTTGGCCCCTGGGTCCGCGACGGCTGGTCGACCTTCACCCCCAAGATCGCGGGGCGCATCGACACCTGCTCCCTCTTTGACGGTGTCGTCGCCGCGCTCAACGGTCTCGCCCTGCTCCGCAGTCGGCCCGAGGTCGACACTTCCCGCGTCGGCGTCTGGGGTGGCTCCTGGGGCGGGTACATGACCACCATGATCAGCGGCCTCGCCGGTGACCGTGTTCGCGCCGCCTTCGCGGTCTACGGCTGCGGCTTCTACGAGCTGGCCTCCACCTGGCGCGCCGCCCTCGACCGCATGCCCGACGCCGACCGCAACCTGTGGCTCGGGAACCTCGACGCCGGGAGACGTGCCACCGGAGTCCGCTGCGCCTACTTCAACTGCGCAGCCTCCAATGACTGGTTCTTCTGGCCCGAGGCCGTCACCAAGACTCTCGCCCAGATGCCGGGCTACACCAACCGGGTCTTCTCGCCCAACGACAGCCACGTCATCACGGTCCCCGGAGGCACCGCCGGCCCACCCAAGGTCGACTCGCGACGCAACCGCACTCACATGGAGACCGTCTGGTTCGCCCACTACCTCGACGGCACCGAGAAGCCCTTCCCGAAGCTGACTGCTACCGACCAGGCCCGCGCCACCGACACGGGCATCGAGGTCAACTGGACGGCCGAGGCGCCGGTGCCCTTCGCCAACGTCTGGGCCGTCTATTCGCCCGCCGATGTCCCGGCTCGCTTCCGACTCTGGAAACCAGTGACCGCTGAGAAGGTCGCCGAGAACCACTACCGGGCCGTCCTCCCCGTCGAGGACTCAGACGTCCCGATCCTCTGGTACGGCCTGGCCACTGACGAACGCAACGTCACGGTGAGCACCCTCATCGGCACCGTCGACCCGCGGGCTCTCGCCTTCAACGCAAGCCAGGCGACGCCCGACCTTCTTTCCGAGACCTTCGAGGGTCCCTTCGCAAAGATGCGCTGGCGCCGGCCGCACGTCGATCGCAGTACAGGCCGTGGAGTCATCGAAAGCGCCGCCGCGCGGACCGGGAGCAAGGGCCTGCACCTCACCGGGCCTGCTCGCTGGGAGATGAACGGCGTCCGAGGCGAGATGCTGCGCAAGAGCGCCGCCAGGGGCGTCACCCTCTACGTGCGCAGTGCCAACGAGAAGACCGTCACAGGCCTGAAGCTGGTCCTTGTCGGCGAGGACGAGCACGGCAACCGAATCGAGTTCATCTGCAGCCGGACCGCGACGATCCCACTCGGCCCGAACTGGCAGCAGGTCAATGCGCTCTGGACGGACTTCACCGTCAAGGACACCCCGCCCATCGAGATGCTTGGGCCGCGAGTCGGTGTGCTGCGCCTTGATGTGCCGGAGGGCGTCGATCTCTTCGTGGACGACCTCGCCCTGATGCCCTGA
- a CDS encoding HAMP domain-containing sensor histidine kinase, which yields MRIGDALVRMPRSALLALCSVLVLVVGLADYATGPELMFSDFYLIPIAVASWYRSRRSGMLMAVLSTLTWLTIDAASSPSPDRPLLAYHNAVMNLIFYVIVAYALSGLRASRQMQVQLTEFIVHDLRSPLITQMVGLKALRGAALGGFGERHVRLLDIATISANRMMTLINSLLDLARLEHRRMPVQLRTRGVMEMLKVSLDQVSLWADDLRIPLRVDIEPDALLVYADADLTSRVLVNLVSNAIKHSPPRAPVEITVRSCGDGKVRFSVSDQGPGVPREYVSRVFDRFHQVRARQGGAAVGTGLGLTFCRLAIEAQSGTISLESTPHVLTTFSFVLPARAPQVREGGDGLGSG from the coding sequence ATGCGCATTGGTGATGCGCTGGTACGAATGCCGCGTAGTGCGCTGCTGGCGCTCTGTTCGGTTCTGGTCCTCGTGGTAGGACTTGCGGACTACGCCACCGGGCCGGAGTTGATGTTCTCCGACTTCTACCTGATACCGATTGCCGTGGCCTCCTGGTACCGGAGTCGTCGGTCCGGAATGCTCATGGCGGTGCTCAGCACTCTTACGTGGCTGACCATCGACGCGGCGAGCTCGCCATCGCCCGACCGCCCTCTGCTCGCGTACCACAACGCGGTCATGAACCTGATCTTTTACGTAATCGTGGCGTACGCGCTTTCGGGACTGCGGGCCTCTCGACAGATGCAGGTCCAGCTCACGGAGTTCATCGTGCATGACCTGCGGTCGCCGCTGATTACGCAGATGGTGGGCCTGAAGGCCCTGCGGGGCGCCGCCCTTGGTGGCTTCGGTGAGCGTCATGTCCGGTTGCTGGACATTGCGACCATCTCGGCGAACCGGATGATGACGCTGATCAACTCGCTTCTCGACCTGGCGCGGCTGGAGCACCGGAGGATGCCCGTGCAACTGCGCACGCGCGGGGTCATGGAGATGCTGAAGGTCTCACTGGACCAGGTCTCCCTGTGGGCAGATGACTTGCGGATACCCCTAAGGGTTGACATCGAGCCTGACGCGCTGCTGGTATACGCCGATGCCGACCTGACTTCCAGAGTGCTGGTCAACCTCGTCAGTAACGCGATCAAGCACAGCCCCCCACGAGCCCCGGTGGAGATCACTGTTCGCAGTTGTGGTGACGGCAAGGTGCGGTTCAGTGTCTCGGACCAGGGTCCGGGCGTGCCTCGTGAGTATGTCAGTCGAGTGTTCGACCGGTTCCATCAAGTGCGGGCTCGGCAGGGAGGGGCAGCAGTGGGTACAGGGCTCGGGCTCACCTTCTGCCGACTGGCCATCGAGGCCCAGAGCGGCACGATCTCGCTGGAGAGCACGCCCCATGTGCTGACGACCTTCAGCTTTGTCCTTCCGGCCAGGGCGCCGCAGGTACGCGAGGGAGGAGACGGACTGGGTTCGGGCTGA
- a CDS encoding zinc-binding dehydrogenase → MKHVVLGDGKAWLEDAPDPTPEGEWVVVKVTASPICGSDMHSYRHEGRHAGGGHEGVGEVVAVDAARHLRVGDRVLLNPASGCGECWLCRQGDYIHCPNKPAGSGGHFAQYVRKQEWLCPRLPDDLDDDLCSLMGCGLSPAFQALTRLGVTAFHTVLINGLGPVGLGAVALARFLGAQVIGVEPNPWRRDLAEQLGADLTLDPTASDALTLIRERTYGEGVHRAIDASGRPEGERLCIDALRCLGKVAFIGENQGTIDFSPSRDGIRRGIEIITCWHQNLNSFDDLVTFLRRFSGARKTISHTFGFTQVGQAFSTFASAQAAKVVLHPWE, encoded by the coding sequence ATGAAGCATGTGGTGCTTGGTGATGGCAAAGCATGGCTGGAGGACGCACCGGACCCGACCCCCGAAGGCGAGTGGGTGGTCGTCAAGGTCACTGCCTCGCCAATCTGCGGCAGTGACATGCACTCCTACCGGCACGAGGGTCGTCACGCCGGAGGTGGCCACGAAGGCGTCGGCGAGGTGGTCGCCGTGGACGCTGCCCGACACCTGCGCGTTGGCGACCGTGTGCTGCTGAACCCGGCGTCCGGCTGCGGGGAGTGCTGGCTATGCCGGCAGGGCGACTACATCCACTGCCCCAACAAGCCGGCTGGCAGTGGCGGGCACTTCGCCCAGTACGTGCGCAAGCAGGAATGGCTGTGCCCCAGGCTGCCCGACGATCTCGACGACGACCTGTGCTCCCTCATGGGCTGCGGCTTGTCTCCCGCCTTCCAGGCCCTCACACGCCTCGGCGTCACTGCCTTCCACACCGTGCTCATCAACGGCCTGGGCCCGGTCGGTCTCGGAGCTGTTGCCCTGGCCAGGTTCCTCGGTGCGCAGGTAATCGGCGTCGAGCCCAATCCCTGGCGGCGCGATCTCGCTGAACAACTTGGCGCCGACCTGACTCTCGACCCGACTGCCTCCGATGCTCTCACCCTTATCCGCGAACGAACCTACGGCGAGGGCGTCCACCGCGCGATCGATGCTTCAGGACGTCCCGAGGGCGAGCGTCTCTGCATCGACGCCCTGCGTTGCCTCGGCAAGGTCGCCTTCATCGGCGAGAACCAGGGCACCATCGACTTCAGCCCCAGCCGCGATGGGATCCGCCGCGGCATCGAGATCATCACCTGCTGGCACCAGAACCTGAACTCCTTCGATGACCTCGTGACCTTCCTGCGCCGCTTCTCTGGCGCCCGCAAGACCATCAGCCACACCTTCGGCTTCACACAAGTCGGGCAGGCCTTCAGCACCTTCGCTTCAGCGCAGGCGGCCAAGGTCGTCCTGCATCCCTGGGAATAG
- a CDS encoding SGNH/GDSL hydrolase family protein, protein MGDFPVLDGQLFLFQGDSITDCGRRAASAPFGGGYPSIFIERMTAAFPERKVRYLNKGISGDRVTGLRDRWEDDVIRHQPDWVSILIGINDLHGFLRDPANGVSVETYRERYDSILATTREKTGANLLLLDPFYISLDRETGQSFRSTVLDLIPQYIAVVHEMAAKYNAYHLKTQELFQQHLQYREAEAFCPEPVHPNHTGHMVIADAMMRALTG, encoded by the coding sequence ATGGGAGACTTCCCCGTTCTTGACGGACAGTTGTTCTTGTTTCAGGGCGATAGCATCACCGACTGTGGCCGCCGTGCCGCTTCTGCACCCTTCGGCGGCGGCTACCCGTCGATCTTCATCGAGCGCATGACCGCAGCCTTCCCCGAGCGCAAGGTCCGCTACCTCAACAAGGGCATCAGCGGCGACCGCGTCACCGGTCTGCGCGACCGCTGGGAAGACGACGTGATCCGCCATCAGCCAGACTGGGTCTCGATCCTCATCGGCATCAACGACCTCCACGGGTTCCTACGTGATCCGGCCAATGGCGTATCCGTCGAGACCTACCGCGAGCGCTACGATTCCATCCTCGCGACCACCCGCGAGAAGACCGGCGCCAACCTGCTCCTGCTGGACCCCTTCTACATCAGCCTCGACCGCGAGACCGGTCAGAGCTTCCGCAGCACGGTGCTGGACCTCATCCCCCAGTACATCGCCGTGGTCCATGAGATGGCAGCCAAGTACAACGCCTACCACCTCAAGACCCAGGAGCTGTTCCAGCAGCACCTTCAGTACCGCGAGGCCGAGGCTTTCTGCCCGGAGCCGGTTCACCCGAATCACACCGGACACATGGTCATCGCCGACGCCATGATGAGGGCTCTCACCGGCTAG